Proteins co-encoded in one Spirosoma endbachense genomic window:
- a CDS encoding ABC transporter ATP-binding protein, translated as MQSLLKTSNIRRNYGNLPVLKGIDVSIEPGEIVSIVGASGAGKTTLLQILGTLDRPDAGELHIAGQNVFSLSDRQLAQFRNERIGFVFQFNNLLPEFTALENVCLPGFISGKEEGAVRQRATELLEKLGLRDRATHFPSQMSGGEQQRVAVARALINQPAIVFADEPSGNLDSRNAEDLHQLFFQLRDDFGQTFVIVTHNEHLADLADRKLVIRDGVVFV; from the coding sequence ATGCAGTCTCTTCTTAAGACCTCTAATATCCGTCGGAACTATGGCAATCTGCCGGTTCTGAAAGGAATCGACGTAAGCATTGAACCAGGCGAAATCGTATCGATTGTGGGTGCATCCGGTGCTGGTAAAACAACATTGCTCCAGATTCTTGGCACCCTGGATCGACCGGATGCCGGTGAGCTACATATCGCTGGGCAAAACGTATTTTCATTAAGCGATCGGCAATTAGCTCAGTTCCGGAATGAGCGAATTGGGTTTGTATTTCAGTTCAATAACCTGTTGCCTGAGTTTACAGCACTTGAAAATGTATGCTTACCGGGCTTTATTTCTGGAAAAGAGGAGGGGGCTGTTCGACAGCGGGCTACTGAATTATTAGAGAAGCTTGGCTTGCGCGACCGGGCAACTCATTTTCCTTCGCAGATGTCGGGAGGTGAACAACAGCGGGTCGCTGTGGCGCGGGCGCTGATTAATCAACCGGCCATTGTATTCGCTGACGAACCTAGCGGAAATCTCGATTCACGTAATGCTGAAGACCTGCACCAGCTTTTCTTTCAGCTTCGTGATGATTTCGGGCAGACGTTTGTCATTGTCACTCATAATGAACACCTGGCAGACCTTGCCGACCGAAAACTGGTAATTCGGGATGGGGTCGTGTTTGTCTAA
- a CDS encoding co-chaperone GroES, translating into MVAETESVKVNVKPLADRVLVEAAPAEEKTSFGIIIPDTAKEKPQRGTVVAVGAGKKDEPLTVQVGDTVLYGKYAGTEITVDGKEYLIMRESDIFAIL; encoded by the coding sequence ATGGTAGCAGAAACGGAAAGCGTTAAAGTGAACGTGAAACCGCTGGCTGACCGGGTGCTGGTAGAAGCAGCTCCGGCCGAAGAAAAAACCTCGTTCGGGATCATTATTCCTGATACGGCAAAGGAAAAACCCCAGCGCGGAACAGTCGTAGCCGTTGGTGCGGGCAAGAAAGATGAACCCCTAACGGTTCAGGTGGGCGATACGGTACTGTATGGCAAATATGCTGGTACAGAAATCACCGTTGATGGCAAAGAGTACCTCATCATGCGCGAATCGGACATTTTCGCAATCCTGTAA
- the groL gene encoding chaperonin GroEL (60 kDa chaperone family; promotes refolding of misfolded polypeptides especially under stressful conditions; forms two stacked rings of heptamers to form a barrel-shaped 14mer; ends can be capped by GroES; misfolded proteins enter the barrel where they are refolded when GroES binds) — MAKKIFFDTEARERIKKGVDTLADAVKVTLGPKGRNVILDKKFGSPVITKDGVTVAKEIELKDAMENMGAQLVKEVASKTADSAGDGTTTATVLAQAIYSIGAKNVAAGANPMDLKRGIEKAVLAVVANLTEQAQTVGDDFGKIEQVATISANHDEEIGKMIAEAMKKVGKEGVITVEEARGTETEVKTVEGMQFDRGYLSPYFVTNTEKMEAELDRPFILISEKKVSSMKELLPVLEQVAQTGRPLLIIAEDVDGEALATLVVNKIRGALKVAAVKAPGFGDRRKAMLEDIAILTGGQVISEERGFKLENATIDYLGQAEKILIDKDNTTIVNGVGQKEDIAGRVNQIKAQIENTTSDYDREKLQERLAKLSGGVAILYIGAATEVEMKEKKDRVDDALHATRAAVEEGIVTGGGIALIRAISSLDAIKPINEDEKTGINIIRVALESPLRTIVANAGGEGSVIVNKVKDGQGGFGYNAKNDTFEDLFAAGIIDPKKVTRLALENAASIAGLLLTTECVIADEPEEAPAGGGAGMHGGGGMGGMM; from the coding sequence ATGGCTAAGAAAATTTTCTTCGATACCGAAGCCCGTGAACGTATTAAAAAGGGTGTTGATACCCTGGCCGACGCGGTTAAAGTTACCCTCGGTCCTAAAGGCCGGAACGTTATTCTGGATAAAAAATTCGGCTCGCCTGTTATCACCAAAGATGGTGTAACGGTTGCCAAAGAAATTGAGCTGAAAGATGCCATGGAAAACATGGGTGCTCAGCTGGTGAAAGAAGTAGCTTCGAAAACTGCTGATTCAGCAGGTGACGGTACAACAACTGCCACTGTTTTAGCCCAAGCGATCTACTCGATCGGTGCCAAGAACGTAGCAGCGGGTGCTAACCCAATGGACCTGAAGCGTGGCATCGAAAAGGCGGTATTAGCCGTTGTTGCTAATCTGACCGAACAGGCGCAGACAGTTGGTGACGATTTCGGTAAAATCGAACAAGTAGCTACCATTTCGGCTAACCATGACGAAGAGATCGGTAAAATGATCGCTGAGGCCATGAAAAAAGTCGGTAAAGAAGGCGTTATTACGGTAGAAGAAGCTCGCGGAACAGAAACGGAAGTAAAAACCGTAGAAGGTATGCAGTTCGACCGTGGTTACCTGTCCCCTTACTTCGTGACGAATACGGAGAAAATGGAAGCTGAACTGGATCGTCCGTTCATCCTGATCTCTGAGAAGAAAGTATCGTCGATGAAAGAACTGCTGCCAGTTCTGGAGCAAGTTGCTCAAACCGGCCGGCCGTTGCTGATCATCGCTGAAGATGTTGATGGTGAAGCGCTGGCTACACTGGTTGTCAACAAAATCCGGGGTGCCTTGAAAGTTGCCGCCGTGAAAGCTCCAGGCTTTGGCGATCGCCGTAAGGCTATGCTGGAAGACATTGCTATCCTGACGGGTGGCCAGGTTATCAGCGAAGAACGCGGTTTCAAACTCGAAAACGCAACGATCGATTACTTAGGTCAGGCTGAAAAAATTCTTATTGACAAAGACAACACGACCATCGTGAACGGTGTCGGTCAGAAAGAAGATATCGCCGGTCGTGTGAATCAAATCAAAGCCCAAATTGAAAACACGACATCAGATTACGACCGCGAGAAATTGCAGGAGCGTCTGGCCAAACTGTCGGGTGGTGTGGCTATCCTCTACATCGGTGCTGCTACCGAAGTAGAAATGAAAGAAAAGAAAGATCGCGTTGACGATGCGTTGCATGCAACCCGTGCAGCCGTTGAAGAAGGTATCGTAACGGGTGGCGGTATTGCCCTGATCCGTGCGATCTCGTCACTTGACGCTATCAAACCAATCAACGAAGACGAAAAAACGGGTATCAATATCATCCGGGTAGCCCTCGAATCACCTTTACGTACGATTGTTGCCAATGCCGGTGGCGAAGGTTCAGTGATCGTAAACAAAGTGAAAGATGGCCAGGGTGGCTTCGGTTACAACGCGAAGAACGATACGTTCGAAGATCTGTTCGCAGCGGGAATCATCGATCCGAAAAAAGTAACCCGTCTTGCTCTGGAAAACGCAGCGTCAATTGCAGGTCTGTTGCTGACAACGGAATGCGTTATTGCTGACGAGCCAGAAGAAGCTCCTGCCGGTGGCGGTGCAGGTATGCACGGCGGTGGCGGCATGGGCGGCATGATGTAA
- the sucC gene encoding ADP-forming succinate--CoA ligase subunit beta: protein MNIHEYQGKEILKKYGVRIQEGIVAESPEKAVEAAKQIMAQSGSKFVVVKSQIHAGGRGKGKIVGTEQRGVALAKSADEVRDIAKNLIGNVLVTHQTGPEGKKVNKVLVAQDVFYPGATEPKEMYISILLDRTKACNVIMASTEGGMDIEEVAEKTPEKIVKEWIDPSVGLQPFQARKVAFGLGLEGEAFKEMVKFVTALYKAYVDTDASMFEINPVLKTSDNKILAVDAKVNLDDNALYRHPDLKSMRDLAEEDPLEVEASASDLNYVKLDGNVGCMVNGAGLAMATMDIIKLSGGEPANFLDVGGGANAKTVEAGFRIILKDPNVKAILINIFGGIVRCDRVATGVVEAYKAIGDIPVPIIVRLQGTNAEEGAKIIDESGLKVQSAVLLKEAAEKVRQVVEAL from the coding sequence ATGAATATACACGAGTATCAGGGTAAAGAAATTCTGAAAAAGTACGGTGTCCGGATTCAGGAAGGCATCGTGGCTGAGTCGCCCGAGAAGGCCGTTGAAGCCGCCAAACAGATTATGGCGCAGTCCGGCTCAAAATTCGTTGTCGTAAAATCGCAGATTCACGCTGGTGGCCGCGGCAAGGGCAAAATTGTCGGTACTGAACAGCGTGGTGTAGCCCTGGCTAAATCGGCTGACGAAGTTCGCGACATTGCCAAAAACCTCATCGGTAATGTGCTTGTAACGCACCAGACTGGTCCAGAAGGCAAAAAAGTCAACAAAGTACTCGTAGCTCAGGACGTTTTCTATCCCGGCGCAACGGAACCGAAAGAGATGTATATCAGCATCCTGCTCGACCGTACGAAAGCCTGCAATGTCATTATGGCCAGCACCGAAGGTGGCATGGACATTGAAGAAGTTGCGGAAAAAACACCCGAAAAAATCGTAAAAGAGTGGATCGACCCATCTGTAGGCTTGCAGCCCTTCCAGGCTCGTAAAGTTGCATTCGGATTAGGGCTGGAAGGTGAAGCCTTCAAAGAAATGGTGAAATTCGTGACGGCGCTCTACAAAGCGTACGTTGATACGGATGCCTCCATGTTCGAGATCAATCCGGTTCTTAAAACGTCGGATAACAAGATTCTGGCCGTTGACGCGAAAGTAAATCTGGACGACAATGCGCTCTATCGGCATCCCGACCTGAAATCGATGCGTGATCTGGCCGAAGAAGATCCGCTGGAAGTAGAAGCGTCTGCCAGCGACCTCAACTACGTTAAACTCGACGGTAATGTAGGTTGTATGGTCAATGGCGCTGGTCTGGCTATGGCCACGATGGATATCATTAAACTTTCGGGTGGCGAGCCTGCCAACTTCCTTGATGTTGGGGGTGGAGCGAATGCCAAAACGGTTGAAGCAGGTTTCCGGATTATTCTGAAAGACCCGAATGTTAAAGCTATTCTGATCAACATCTTTGGTGGTATTGTTCGTTGCGACCGCGTGGCAACGGGTGTCGTTGAAGCCTACAAAGCTATCGGTGATATTCCGGTACCAATTATCGTGCGGCTCCAGGGAACCAACGCAGAAGAAGGAGCCAAGATCATTGACGAATCAGGG